The following are from one region of the Fibrobacter sp. genome:
- a CDS encoding SpoIIE family protein phosphatase: MRAQNEILKAQLMSTSLIHELTKVLHSCTDLESIIKTILLAIQEILEFDRVILFEIDRDEFCLRPGTSAGIPENQLKTFSVPLGFEGGEITDALFLNRHVLVEDPDDSADYFYRFLSSDSYLVIPLVSKLNKRCWESKGCTKTMCPAHSSFNPYCWSIIGSALLANANSEDERRQACIKCQCFKVEGVLWMDRVNRKAPITSDDITTLTAIVNLAGIVIENFRILNAFDKANTSLQKANDMLKIVNRDLQVAQAKINSDLEHARNVQQGLLPQDLNDTEDFSLGAKYLSADAVGGDYYDAFSISEGVYGLVVADVSGHGVASALIMSMVKVLLKSIVLEEKSPQKTLELINQTFLSEIKTDNFVTIFYAVLDTNNHVLHYTSAGHCPVLLFNRQTRSCDIIKADGLFLGVFPDMMLSESKFEYIPGTVRLVLYTDGLTEAKNKKEEMYGLERLTQSASRSLDIPAKEAVSAILADQTTFCGDDQSPEDDITLLVIDF; this comes from the coding sequence TTGAGAGCTCAGAATGAGATACTTAAAGCTCAGTTAATGAGCACCTCTCTTATTCACGAACTCACCAAAGTTCTCCATTCCTGTACTGACCTGGAAAGCATAATAAAAACCATTCTTCTCGCGATCCAGGAAATACTGGAGTTTGACAGGGTTATACTGTTTGAGATCGACAGGGATGAGTTCTGTCTCAGACCGGGCACTTCTGCAGGAATTCCGGAAAATCAGTTGAAAACTTTCTCTGTTCCTCTGGGATTTGAGGGAGGAGAAATCACCGATGCCCTTTTCCTCAACCGGCACGTTCTGGTAGAAGATCCCGATGATTCAGCGGATTATTTCTACAGGTTCCTGTCATCCGATTCATACCTTGTAATACCTCTTGTCAGTAAATTGAACAAAAGATGCTGGGAATCAAAGGGATGTACAAAAACGATGTGCCCGGCCCACAGCAGCTTCAACCCCTACTGCTGGAGTATCATCGGAAGTGCTCTTCTGGCAAATGCCAATTCCGAAGATGAAAGACGGCAGGCATGCATAAAATGCCAGTGTTTCAAAGTCGAAGGCGTTCTCTGGATGGATCGGGTGAACCGTAAGGCCCCAATCACAAGTGACGATATCACAACACTGACTGCTATTGTAAACCTGGCCGGTATAGTGATTGAAAACTTCAGAATTCTCAATGCTTTTGATAAGGCCAATACCAGTCTCCAGAAGGCCAATGACATGTTAAAAATCGTCAATCGTGACCTTCAGGTGGCACAGGCTAAAATCAACAGCGACCTGGAACACGCAAGAAATGTTCAACAGGGTCTGCTCCCCCAGGATCTCAACGACACCGAGGATTTCTCCCTCGGCGCAAAATACCTCTCCGCCGATGCCGTGGGAGGTGACTACTATGATGCCTTCAGCATCTCAGAGGGTGTTTATGGACTGGTTGTAGCTGATGTCTCAGGGCACGGGGTCGCATCCGCACTGATCATGTCAATGGTAAAAGTGCTTTTGAAAAGCATTGTTCTGGAAGAAAAATCTCCTCAGAAAACCCTCGAACTCATCAACCAGACATTCCTCTCAGAAATCAAGACCGATAATTTCGTGACCATCTTCTATGCCGTACTCGATACAAATAACCATGTCCTTCACTACACTTCAGCCGGCCACTGTCCTGTTCTTCTGTTTAACCGCCAGACCAGATCCTGTGATATCATAAAAGCAGACGGGTTGTTCCTGGGTGTTTTTCCCGATATGATGCTCTCGGAATCAAAATTTGAATATATACCAGGTACAGTAAGACTGGTTCTGTACACCGATGGCCTGACCGAAGCTAAAAATAAAAAAGAGGAAATGTATGGTCTGGAGCGCCTTACACAAAGCGCCAGCAGATCCCTGGATATTCCAGCTAAAGAAGCAGTAAGTGCGATTCTTGCCGACCAGACGACTTTCTGCGGTGATGACCAGTCACCCGAAGATGATATAACCCTGCTGGTTATTGACTTCTAA
- a CDS encoding tetratricopeptide repeat protein, which translates to MNLKYNKSKQEMREDPLIELLLKTKSFFVKNSNQIVGGLIVIAVLIGGFMIFSNIRKSGELKAREAFGKAMIYYTENNLEKAVEEFKITAENHGSSPHASMSAFILARILYDQKKYDDALVWYENSIKGSKSVEFVGGQALEGMAACYEAKGDVSSAIQALEKALKDERVKFRHNAIKWKIALLDRNSQKSHTYLKEIISDTTATDLHQRAENLLATLNAGS; encoded by the coding sequence TTGAATCTCAAATACAACAAATCTAAACAGGAAATGAGAGAAGATCCTTTAATTGAATTACTTCTCAAGACCAAGAGCTTTTTTGTCAAGAACAGTAACCAGATTGTCGGGGGATTGATTGTTATTGCAGTCCTTATCGGCGGTTTTATGATTTTCAGCAACATCAGAAAATCAGGCGAATTGAAGGCAAGAGAAGCTTTCGGTAAAGCTATGATTTACTATACTGAGAACAATCTGGAAAAAGCAGTTGAAGAGTTTAAGATCACAGCAGAGAATCACGGTTCAAGTCCGCATGCCTCTATGAGTGCTTTTATACTGGCAAGAATCCTCTATGACCAGAAAAAATATGATGATGCGCTGGTTTGGTATGAGAATTCAATAAAAGGATCAAAATCAGTGGAGTTTGTAGGGGGACAGGCTCTTGAGGGGATGGCTGCCTGTTATGAGGCGAAAGGTGATGTTTCATCAGCTATTCAGGCTCTGGAGAAAGCCCTGAAGGATGAACGGGTAAAATTCCGGCACAATGCTATTAAATGGAAAATCGCACTTCTGGACCGAAATTCCCAAAAGTCGCATACCTATTTAAAGGAAATAATCTCGGATACAACTGCAACAGATCTTCATCAGCGTGCTGAGAACCTGCTTGCGACTCTAAATGCCGGTTCCTGA